The Punica granatum isolate Tunisia-2019 chromosome 4, ASM765513v2, whole genome shotgun sequence genome has a window encoding:
- the LOC116205024 gene encoding extensin isoform X2 — protein sequence MGSPMASLVATLLVAFMSLSLPFETTANYAYSSPPPPPKKLPPSPSPPHHPYKYKSPPPPPHIPKSPPHLPPHKPYKYKSPPPPPPVHISPPPHKKPYKYKSPPPPPVHKPSPPPHPIYKYKSPPPPPPVYKYKSPPPPPVHSPPPPPPHKKPYKYKSPPPPPPVHKPPPHHPYLYKSPPPPVHKPPPHHHYIYKSPPPPVHKPPAPVHKPPPHHPYIYKSPPPPVHKPPAPVHKPPPHHPYLYKSPPPPVHKPPAPVHKPPAPVHKPPPHHPYLYKSPPPPYHY from the coding sequence ATGGGGTCTCCAATGGCCTCTCTGGTTGCCACTCTCCTAGTGGCCTTCATGTCCCTTAGCTTGCCCTTCGAGACCACTGCGAACTACGCTTACTCCTCTCCTCCGCCGCCGCCCAAAAAATTGCCTCCTTCGCCGTCGCCGCCTCACCACCCCTACAAGTACAAATCCCCACCGCCGCCTCCGCACATCCCGAAGTCCCCACCGCATCTGCCCCCCCATAAGCCCTACAAGTACAAGTCCCCTCCCCCGCCACCCCCAGTTCACATTTCCCCACCACCACACAAGAAGCCCTACAAGTATAAGTCTCCTCCCCCACCACCGGTCCACAAGCCGTCACCACCACCTCATCCAATCTACAAATACAAGTCTCCTCCGCCACCACCCCCGGTCTACAAGTACAAGTCTCCTCCCCCACCTCCAGTCCACTCTCCGCCACCACCCCCTCCTCACAAGAAGCCATACAAGTATAAGTCCCCGCCACCTCCTCCTCCGGTTCACAAGCCACCACCCCACCACCCTTATCTCTACAAATCCCCTCCTCCTCCGGTTCACAAGCCACCACCCCACCACCATTACATCTACAAATCCCCTCCTCCTCCGGTTCACAAGCCACCAGCACCGGTTCACAAGCCACCACCCCACCACCCTTATATCTACAAATCCCCTCCCCCGCCGGTTCACAAGCCACCAGCACCGGTTCACAAGCCACCACCCCACCACCCTTATCTCTACAAATCCCCTCCCCCGCCGGTTCACAAGCCACCAGCACCGGTTCACAAGCCACCAGCACCGGTTCACAAGCCACCACCCC